From a region of the Panthera uncia isolate 11264 chromosome B1, Puncia_PCG_1.0, whole genome shotgun sequence genome:
- the LOC125923519 gene encoding 60S ribosomal protein L32-like has translation MATLRPLVKPKIIKKRTKKFIQHQSEIQYVKTKCNWKKPRDIGNKVHRRFNDQILMSNIGYGNKKVKYMLPSGFQKFLVHNIKELKALLFFSKSYSAEIAHNVSSKNCKVITDRAAQLAIRVTNSSARCTMKKMNRQLMCMSYLC, from the coding sequence ATGGCCACCCTCAGACCTCTGGTGAAACCAAAGATCATTAAAAAGAGGACCAAGAAATTCATCCAGCACCAGTCAGAAATTCAATATGTCAAAACTAAGTGCAACTGGAAGAAACCCAGAGACATTGGCAATAAGGTGCACAGAAGATTCAATGACCAGATCTTGATGTCCAACATTGGCTATGGGAACAAGAAAGTAAAGTACATGCTGCCCAGTGGCTTCCAGAAGTTCCTAGTCCACAACATCAAGGAGCTTAAAGCACTACTGTTCTTCAGCAAATCTTACAGTGCAGAGATTGCTCACAATGTCTCCTCTAAGAACTGTAAAGTCATTACGGACAGAGCAGCCCAGCTGGCCATCAGAGTCACCAATTCCAGTGCACGCTgcacaatgaagaaaatgaatagacagCTTATGTGCATGTCATATTtgtgttaa